Sequence from the Seonamhaeicola sp. ML3 genome:
ATCTATGAAGTAAGAAGTGAAACAAGACGTGCGAATATTTCTTTTGAGGCTAATACGAAAAAAAACAAAGATAAAATCAAGGCAAAAAAGCATGCTGGAATTACTTCAGAAACTTGTCCCAAATGCAAAAAGGGGTCTATAATTAAAGGGAAGACAGCTTATGGGTGTAGTTCCTATAAATCTGGGTGTGATTTTAAAATGCCTTTTAAAGTTCATGATAAAAAGATATCGGAAAAGCAATTTCTAAGAATACTTCAAAAAGGTTCAACTGTTAATTTAAAGGGGTTTAAAATTGATTCCGGAACTGTAGAGGGGCTTTTGCGGTTCGGTGAAGACTTCAAACTAAAATTGGAGCCAAAACAAACCGTTTTACAATCTGAGCCTGAAGAATTGTTGTGTCCTAAGTGTAAAAAAGGAAAGATAATTAAAGGTAGTACAGCTTATGGTTGTAGTAGTTATAAGGAGGGATGCGATTTTAGAGTGTCTTTTAAAGTGGTAAAAGAAAAGATTAACGGAGATGTGCTAACTAAACAACTGGTTTATAACATCTTAATCGATAATTTTTGACTCAGACATCTTTATATTGATAACTTACTTTTTTTAGCCCAAAAAATCTAATTATACAATGAACAATAATTTTATATTAAATTTTACTCCAACGGGTATGATTCCTACTAAGGAAATGACTGAGCATGTACCTCTATCTGTAGAAGAAATTGTTGAGGATGTGCATAGGGCAAATGAGATAGGTATAACTATGGTTCATCTTCATGCTCGTGATGAAGTTGGCGTACCTACTTATAAACAAGACATTTATTCTAAAATAGTAGAGGGTATAAGAAAATATGCCCCAGAATTAGTATTGTGCATATCTCTCAGTGGAAGGAATTTTGGAGAACTAGAAAAACGTAGCGAACCATTGATGATGGAAGGCGTTTTAAAACCGGATATGGGAAGTCTTACGTTAAGTTCTTTGAATTTCAATAGAACAGCAAGTGTGAATAGTCCTGATATGGTTCAAAGCCTTGCCCGAATTATGAAAGAGAAAGGTGTCGTTCCTGAGCTTGAAGCTTTTGATATTGGTATGATAAATTATGCTAAATACCTAGAAAGAAAGGGGCTTCTGGAACCTCCATACTATTTTAATCTACTATTTGGTAACATAGCATGTTCTCAAGCAAATTTATTGCACGCAGGAGTTATGATTAATGATTTACCTAAAGAATCATATTGGAGTTTAGCAGGTATCGGTAACGAGCAACTTAAAATGAATTCTTTATCCTTGGCATTTGGTGGAGGTGTTAGAGTTGGTTTAGAGGATAATATTTGGTTTGATACTAATAGAACAAGATTAGCAACAAACTCTGAGTTATTAGAGAGAGTTCATTTTATTGCGGAAGCTAATGGAAGAGATTTAATGACTGCTAAAGAATTCCGAGAACACTTGAACTTAGCTCCAGGAAATGGTCTTTACGGCAGAATAAATTCATAAAACATTCATTTTGGAAGAAGATAAAGTATTAAATGTTTTAGGCTACTTGCCTATGAGTTTGAATATATTATTGGAAATTGTAGAGGAGTCAATAGGAATAAGCTCTTTCAATATTTATAAAAATATAGCTGTAGATGATAAAGAAAATGCTTTTTCTCCTCATTCTAACTGGAATATAAATTTTTACGATTCTCTTAAGCCCAATTTTGACAAGGATGAATTATTTGTTATTTCAGTTGTAGGTGTAAAGTCCAAAGAGCATGTTTATAAATGGTTCAAGGCGAGTACTAATGTGTGCGATAGCAAGTTTATCAATCTAATACATCCCAAAGCGTTTGTGTCTAAGTCTGTAAATTTGAATTACGGTTTACAAGTAGAACCTCAAAGTACTATAGCTGCATGCTCATCTGTAGGTTTTGGAGTAAATGTTAAACGAAATTCTAGTATTGGGCATCACTGTGAAATAGGTGATTTTGTGACTATAAATCCTGGTGCCACCATTAGTAGTTATGTGCAAATTGGTCGAAATACAATGATTGGCTCGGGTGTATCCATTAAAGATAATGTTAAGATTGGTGATAACTGTATAATTGGTGTAGGAAGTGTAGTCGTTAAAGATATACCAAGCAATTCGATTGCTTATGGAAATCCGTGCATAGTACATAAAAATAATGAAAAACAAAAGAGGGGTGGTTAAAAACTTTATCATCTACAAGCCCTATGGTGTTCTAAGCCAGTTCAGAAGTAACGATTCAAAACAACAATCAAAGCAATTTTTAGGGAGTTTAGGAGATTTTCCAAAAGAAACTATGGCTATTGGGAGGTTAGATGAAAAGTCTGAGGGTTTATTATTGCTAACTACCGATGGGAAATTAAGTGATTTTATAAATAGTAAAAAAATAGAAAAGGAATATTACGCTCAGTTAGATGGTGATATAACTTTTGAAGCTATTTCTAAATTAGTAACAGGTGTTCAAATTGGTTTGAACGGTAAAAAGTATAAAACTAAGCCCTGTAAAGTTTTTAAGCTAGAGGAAGTTCCCGATTTACCTAAGCGTTCTAAAAAAATAAGGGATGATAGGCACGGACCAACGAGTTGGATTTCTGTTACTTTGAATGAAGGTAAGTTTAGGCAGGTACGTAAAATGACTTCTGCTGTTGGCTTTCCTACTCTAAGATTGATACGCGTTAGAGTTGGTAAAATTCAACTTGGTAAAATGGAAGTAGGAGCTGTTATAGAAGTTCCAGAAATAGATGTTTAACTACAAATAGGCTCATTAAAATAGGTCTAGATTAGTATCCTTTTATTATTTAAACTTCTAATTTTTTTAATTCGTTATAGTTTCTGTTCAATCGTTTCAACAGAAGACCGTAAATAAGCTTGTAGAAGAGCCAGATTACAAGAGTAAATATTGCTGTGACTAGTGTAATGATTACAACTAGTAAAATCAATCCGGTATTATCAGCTTTTTCAATGAGTTTTATGGCGTTAGGATCGTTTTGAAACGTATAATAAATACCTATTATCATTGAGGCACCAACCATAATAAGGTTATAAAGCACGTAGTATTTAATTACTTTTCGTGTTCTTATTATATTTTCCATGAGCCTTCTCGCGCTGTCGGTTACTGAAATCGATTTATAAGATTTATATAGTAGGTATATAAAAAGAAGAATGATGCCATAGCTGAAAATAGTAAGTATCATCATGGTGCTGTCGGAGTAGACAGAGTCCAGACGTTCTCTATAACTGTCTGATGTGAAATAAGGGATTGAGTTGACCAAAATC
This genomic interval carries:
- a CDS encoding 3-keto-5-aminohexanoate cleavage protein, which produces MNNNFILNFTPTGMIPTKEMTEHVPLSVEEIVEDVHRANEIGITMVHLHARDEVGVPTYKQDIYSKIVEGIRKYAPELVLCISLSGRNFGELEKRSEPLMMEGVLKPDMGSLTLSSLNFNRTASVNSPDMVQSLARIMKEKGVVPELEAFDIGMINYAKYLERKGLLEPPYYFNLLFGNIACSQANLLHAGVMINDLPKESYWSLAGIGNEQLKMNSLSLAFGGGVRVGLEDNIWFDTNRTRLATNSELLERVHFIAEANGRDLMTAKEFREHLNLAPGNGLYGRINS
- a CDS encoding pseudouridine synthase encodes the protein MKNKRGVVKNFIIYKPYGVLSQFRSNDSKQQSKQFLGSLGDFPKETMAIGRLDEKSEGLLLLTTDGKLSDFINSKKIEKEYYAQLDGDITFEAISKLVTGVQIGLNGKKYKTKPCKVFKLEEVPDLPKRSKKIRDDRHGPTSWISVTLNEGKFRQVRKMTSAVGFPTLRLIRVRVGKIQLGKMEVGAVIEVPEIDV
- a CDS encoding acetyltransferase produces the protein MEEDKVLNVLGYLPMSLNILLEIVEESIGISSFNIYKNIAVDDKENAFSPHSNWNINFYDSLKPNFDKDELFVISVVGVKSKEHVYKWFKASTNVCDSKFINLIHPKAFVSKSVNLNYGLQVEPQSTIAACSSVGFGVNVKRNSSIGHHCEIGDFVTINPGATISSYVQIGRNTMIGSGVSIKDNVKIGDNCIIGVGSVVVKDIPSNSIAYGNPCIVHKNNEKQKRGG